A single region of the Streptomyces sp. AM 4-1-1 genome encodes:
- a CDS encoding amino acid ABC transporter ATP-binding protein encodes MAVDPLIELRDVNKFYGELHVLRDIDLTVGRGEVVVVIGPSGSGKSTLCRTVNRLETIESGRITIDGRPLPEEGKGLARLRAEVGMVFQSFNLFAHKTVLANVSLAQLKVRKRKKDAADRRSRELLERVGLAQHADKFPAQLSGGQQQRVAIARALAMDPKALLFDEPTSALDPEMINEVLEVMRQLARDGMTMVVVTHEMGFARSAANRVVFMSDGRIVEDRTPEEFFTAPESDRAKDFLSKILKH; translated from the coding sequence ATGGCCGTCGATCCGTTGATCGAGCTGCGGGACGTCAACAAGTTCTACGGCGAGTTGCACGTACTGCGGGACATCGATCTCACCGTCGGGCGCGGGGAGGTGGTGGTCGTCATCGGCCCGTCGGGCTCGGGCAAGTCGACGCTCTGCCGCACGGTCAACAGACTTGAGACGATCGAGTCCGGCCGCATCACCATCGACGGAAGACCACTCCCCGAGGAGGGCAAGGGGCTCGCCCGGCTCAGGGCCGAAGTGGGCATGGTCTTCCAGTCGTTCAACCTGTTCGCGCACAAGACGGTGCTGGCCAACGTCTCGCTCGCCCAGCTCAAGGTCCGCAAACGGAAGAAGGACGCGGCGGACCGGCGCTCCCGGGAACTCCTGGAGCGGGTCGGGCTGGCCCAGCACGCGGACAAGTTCCCCGCCCAGCTCTCCGGCGGCCAGCAGCAGCGGGTGGCCATCGCCCGCGCCCTCGCCATGGACCCGAAGGCCCTCCTCTTCGACGAGCCCACGTCGGCGCTCGACCCCGAGATGATCAACGAGGTGCTGGAGGTGATGCGGCAGCTCGCCCGGGACGGCATGACGATGGTCGTCGTCACCCACGAGATGGGCTTCGCCCGGTCCGCCGCCAACCGGGTCGTCTTCATGTCCGACGGCCGGATCGTCGAGGACCGCACCCCGGAGGAGTTCTTCACCGCCCCGGAGAGCGACCGGGCCAAGGACTTCCTGTCCAAGATCCTCAAGCACTGA
- a CDS encoding glutamate ABC transporter substrate-binding protein yields MSRTRRVLGALLCLLTTALAAGCGKDGSPPVKGPKTDQLPRYRVDTGFRLPDSPTWRTARGRGHLVVGAKEDQPYLGEKDPAGGGYSGFDIEIARMMAASLGFGPGSVRFRTIASANRETALQNGQIDYYVGTYTVNALRKKLVGFAGPYYLAGQGLLVRTDENDIKGPQDLAGRTVCSAAGSTPYQRIAADYPKARLVSYDTYSICVDNLLTYQVDAVTTDDAILLGFAAKAPDEMKVVGKPFSQEPYGIGVPRGDDALRFALDDALAAHERNGDWRRAFKATLGLSGAPVPRPPHIDRYPAN; encoded by the coding sequence GTGTCACGTACGAGAAGAGTCCTGGGCGCGCTCCTGTGCCTGCTGACGACCGCGCTCGCGGCGGGCTGCGGCAAGGACGGCAGCCCGCCCGTGAAGGGCCCGAAGACCGACCAACTGCCGCGCTACCGGGTCGACACCGGATTCCGGCTTCCGGACTCGCCGACCTGGCGCACGGCGCGCGGCCGTGGTCACCTGGTCGTCGGCGCCAAGGAGGACCAGCCCTACCTCGGCGAGAAGGACCCGGCCGGTGGCGGCTACTCCGGATTCGACATCGAGATCGCCAGGATGATGGCGGCCTCGCTCGGCTTCGGGCCGGGGAGCGTACGGTTCAGGACCATCGCGTCGGCCAACCGCGAGACCGCGCTCCAGAACGGCCAGATCGACTACTACGTCGGCACCTACACCGTCAACGCCCTGCGCAAGAAGCTCGTCGGTTTCGCCGGACCCTACTACCTCGCGGGCCAGGGGCTGTTGGTACGCACGGACGAGAACGACATCAAGGGCCCGCAGGACCTGGCGGGCAGGACGGTCTGCTCGGCCGCCGGATCGACCCCGTACCAGCGCATCGCGGCCGACTACCCCAAGGCCCGCCTCGTCTCCTACGACACGTACTCGATCTGCGTGGACAACCTGCTCACCTACCAGGTCGACGCCGTCACCACCGACGACGCCATCCTGCTCGGCTTCGCCGCCAAGGCGCCCGACGAGATGAAGGTGGTCGGCAAACCGTTCTCCCAGGAGCCGTACGGCATCGGCGTCCCACGCGGTGACGACGCACTGCGGTTCGCCCTCGACGACGCACTCGCCGCCCATGAGAGGAACGGCGACTGGCGGCGGGCCTTCAAGGCCACCCTGGGGCTCTCCGGAGCGCCCGTCCCCAGGCCGCCGCACATCGACCGCTACCCGGCGAACTGA
- a CDS encoding amino acid ABC transporter permease, which produces MDVLTDNFSLYGKGFLGTLELTVYASALAMVLGFLMAAFRVAPVRALRALGTAWVTVLRNTPLTLLFFAVLLGLPRFGLVLPFQLFAVLALGCYTSAFICEVVRSGINTVPTGQGEAARSLGMTFGQTLSAVVLPQAFRSVVPPIGSTLIALAKNSAIAGAFSVTELLGTYKTLNELGYSIIWAFVWIALGYLIITLTISGLFAVLERRWGTAR; this is translated from the coding sequence ATGGACGTACTCACCGACAACTTCTCGCTCTACGGCAAGGGCTTCCTCGGCACCCTCGAACTCACCGTCTACGCCTCGGCCCTGGCGATGGTCCTCGGCTTCCTGATGGCCGCCTTCCGGGTCGCCCCCGTCAGGGCGCTCCGGGCACTCGGCACGGCCTGGGTGACGGTGCTGCGCAACACCCCCCTGACGCTGCTGTTCTTCGCCGTGCTCCTCGGGCTGCCGCGCTTCGGACTGGTCCTGCCGTTCCAGCTCTTCGCGGTCCTCGCACTCGGCTGCTACACCTCGGCGTTCATCTGCGAGGTGGTCCGCTCCGGCATCAACACCGTGCCCACCGGACAGGGAGAAGCCGCCCGCAGCCTGGGTATGACCTTCGGACAGACCCTCAGCGCCGTGGTGCTGCCACAGGCGTTCCGCTCGGTCGTCCCGCCGATCGGCTCGACACTCATCGCCCTCGCCAAGAACTCGGCCATCGCCGGGGCGTTCAGCGTGACCGAACTGCTCGGCACCTACAAGACCCTCAACGAACTCGGCTACAGCATCATCTGGGCCTTCGTCTGGATCGCCCTCGGCTACCTGATCATCACCCTCACCATCAGCGGGCTGTTCGCCGTGCTGGAGCGCCGCTGGGGGACGGCCCGGTGA
- a CDS encoding amino acid ABC transporter permease yields the protein MTRSAPSAPAATALYDIPGPLTRRRHFLYGIAASVVILGLIGWAVQLLVDTGQFEGRKWAPFEYKGIQELLLRGLGNTLKAFAYAAVLSLALGALLAVGRLSAHRPLRLVSTVLVEFFRAMPVLVMIFFVFVALKVQPLPALVTGLTLYNGSVLAEVFRTGINSVDRGQREAAYALGLRKTQVTAHVLAPQAVRAMMPTIISQLVVALKDTSLGYLITYEEFLHAGKLIASNLDYDLPFIPVVMVISPIYIGMCMLLSWFATWVAKRQRRSPRTEAVGVAPADPGTLLPGAQ from the coding sequence GTGACCCGCTCCGCACCCTCGGCGCCCGCCGCGACCGCGCTGTACGACATCCCGGGCCCGCTCACCCGCAGACGCCACTTCCTGTACGGGATCGCCGCGTCGGTCGTGATCCTCGGCCTGATCGGCTGGGCCGTCCAGCTACTCGTCGACACCGGCCAGTTCGAGGGCCGGAAGTGGGCACCGTTCGAGTACAAGGGCATCCAGGAACTCCTGCTGCGCGGACTCGGCAACACCCTCAAGGCATTCGCGTACGCCGCCGTGCTCTCCCTGGCCCTCGGCGCGCTGCTTGCCGTCGGACGGCTCTCCGCGCACCGCCCGCTGCGCCTGGTCTCGACGGTTCTCGTGGAGTTCTTCCGCGCCATGCCCGTACTGGTGATGATCTTCTTCGTGTTCGTCGCCCTGAAGGTCCAGCCGCTGCCCGCGCTGGTCACCGGACTGACGCTCTACAACGGCTCGGTGCTCGCCGAGGTGTTCCGTACCGGCATCAACTCCGTGGACCGCGGCCAGCGCGAGGCCGCCTACGCCCTGGGCCTGCGCAAGACCCAGGTCACCGCGCACGTACTGGCCCCTCAGGCGGTACGGGCCATGATGCCCACCATCATCAGCCAGTTGGTGGTCGCGCTGAAGGACACCTCGCTCGGCTACCTGATCACCTACGAGGAATTCCTCCACGCGGGCAAACTCATCGCGTCGAATCTCGACTACGATCTTCCCTTCATCCCCGTGGTGATGGTGATCTCGCCGATCTACATCGGGATGTGCATGCTGCTCTCCTGGTTCGCCACCTGGGTGGCCAAGCGGCAGCGGCGCAGTCCGAGGACGGAGGCCGTGGGTGTCGCACCGGCCGACCCAGGAACGCTGCTGCCGGGAGCGCAGTAG
- the ggt gene encoding gamma-glutamyltransferase yields MRRPVARNVSFLGVLAVLASLGAAAPAASAAPPAAPPAKRPVAVGYGGAVSSVDADASAAGVEVLRNGGNAVDAAVATAAALGVTEPYSAGLGGGGYFVYYDARTGTVRTIDGRETAPRGADPSLFLENGKPIPFDDAVTSGLGVGTPGTPATWQTALDAWGSSSLRQVLKPAERIAREGFVVDSTFRSQTADNQARFADFPATAELFLPGGAPPAVGSVLKNPDLARTYETLGREGMGALYRGELADDIVRTVRKPPVAPGSARVVRPGKLTAADLRSYRALRRTPTKVGYRGLDVYGMAPSSSGGTSVGEALNILGSTDLSRASETQYLHRYIEASRIAFADRGRWVGDPAFEDVPTQGLLSRRFAASRACLIRDDAVLTSPLAPGDPRRPGTCARGTTATPTTYEGENTTHLTVADRWGNVVAYTLTIEQTGGSGITVPGRGFLLNNELTDFSFAPANPAVHDPNLPGPGKRPRSSISPTIVLRHGKPVLALGSPGGATIITTVLQSLTGRIDRGLPLVDAIAAPRASQRNSPTTEIEPALWNSPSRGRLEALGHVFRLNPEIGAATGVERLPDGRWLAAAETVRRGGGSAMVVHPSEK; encoded by the coding sequence ATGCGACGTCCCGTCGCGCGGAATGTGTCGTTCTTAGGCGTTCTCGCCGTCCTGGCCTCGCTCGGGGCCGCCGCCCCGGCGGCCTCCGCCGCTCCACCGGCCGCCCCACCCGCCAAGCGCCCCGTCGCGGTGGGGTACGGGGGAGCGGTCTCCAGCGTGGACGCGGACGCGTCGGCGGCCGGTGTCGAAGTGCTGCGCAACGGCGGCAACGCCGTCGACGCCGCCGTGGCGACCGCCGCGGCCCTCGGCGTGACCGAGCCGTACTCGGCGGGTCTCGGCGGCGGCGGGTACTTCGTCTACTACGACGCCCGCACGGGCACCGTGCGGACGATCGACGGCCGTGAGACCGCGCCGCGCGGCGCGGACCCGTCGCTCTTCCTGGAGAACGGCAAGCCGATCCCCTTCGACGACGCCGTCACCAGCGGGCTGGGCGTCGGCACCCCCGGCACCCCCGCCACCTGGCAGACCGCGCTCGACGCCTGGGGCAGCAGCTCGCTGCGGCAGGTGCTGAAACCGGCCGAGCGGATCGCCCGCGAGGGATTCGTCGTCGACAGCACGTTCCGCTCGCAGACCGCGGACAACCAGGCACGGTTCGCCGACTTCCCGGCCACCGCCGAGCTGTTCCTGCCGGGCGGCGCGCCGCCCGCGGTCGGCTCCGTCCTGAAGAACCCGGACCTGGCCCGGACGTACGAGACGCTGGGGCGTGAGGGGATGGGTGCGCTCTACCGGGGAGAGCTGGCCGACGACATCGTGCGGACCGTGCGCAAACCCCCGGTCGCCCCCGGCTCGGCGCGCGTGGTGCGGCCCGGCAAGCTGACCGCCGCCGACCTGCGGTCCTACCGGGCGCTGCGGCGGACACCCACGAAGGTCGGCTACCGGGGCCTGGACGTGTACGGCATGGCCCCCTCGTCGTCCGGCGGTACGAGCGTCGGTGAAGCCCTCAACATCCTGGGGTCCACGGACCTCTCCAGGGCGAGCGAGACCCAGTACCTGCACCGCTACATCGAGGCGAGCAGGATCGCGTTCGCCGACCGGGGCCGGTGGGTCGGCGACCCGGCGTTCGAGGACGTACCGACCCAGGGGCTGCTCAGCAGGCGGTTCGCCGCCTCGCGGGCCTGCCTGATCAGGGACGACGCGGTGCTGACCAGTCCGCTGGCACCCGGCGACCCGCGTCGGCCCGGGACGTGCGCACGGGGCACGACGGCCACCCCGACGACGTACGAGGGGGAGAACACCACGCATCTGACGGTGGCCGACAGGTGGGGCAACGTCGTCGCGTACACGCTGACCATCGAGCAGACCGGAGGCAGCGGCATCACCGTGCCGGGGCGCGGCTTCCTGCTCAACAACGAGCTGACCGACTTCTCGTTCGCCCCCGCGAATCCGGCGGTGCACGACCCGAATCTGCCGGGTCCGGGGAAGCGGCCGAGGTCGTCGATCTCGCCGACCATCGTGCTGAGGCACGGCAAGCCGGTGCTGGCCCTGGGGTCACCGGGCGGCGCGACCATCATCACGACCGTGCTCCAGTCGCTGACCGGCCGGATCGACCGGGGGCTGCCGCTGGTCGACGCCATCGCGGCGCCGCGCGCCAGCCAGCGCAACTCGCCCACGACGGAGATCGAGCCGGCGCTGTGGAACAGCCCGTCGCGCGGCCGGCTGGAGGCGCTGGGGCATGTCTTCAGGCTGAACCCGGAGATCGGGGCGGCGACAGGCGTGGAGCGGCTGCCGGACGGCCGGTGGCTGGCGGCGGCGGAGACCGTCCGCCGCGGCGGCGGTTCGGCCATGGTCGTACATCCGAGCGAGAAGTAA
- a CDS encoding glycoside hydrolase family 75 protein yields MRTRTLALTAAFGAALLATAALPADAETAARTAAGVQEGSVGAAALLARVSSCSQISDGKYRTDREAPATVPVCGKNGAVFWKADLDVDCDGQVTAACNKDTDPWFQDDTAFHTSGGKPLNAEKLPYVVVPSASGIWDYASAGIKGGGVVAVIHKNKVVYAVVGDTGPDKIIGEASYATAKALGIDPDPRTGGTDSDVTYILFKDSKASPIEDHAAAVTAGEDLAGKFLRNN; encoded by the coding sequence GTGCGTACTCGAACGCTCGCCCTCACCGCCGCCTTCGGAGCGGCCCTGCTCGCCACCGCCGCCCTCCCCGCCGACGCGGAGACCGCCGCTCGGACCGCCGCCGGAGTCCAGGAGGGATCGGTCGGCGCGGCCGCCCTGCTCGCCAGGGTGTCGTCCTGTTCGCAGATCTCCGACGGCAAGTACCGCACGGACCGGGAGGCCCCGGCGACCGTGCCGGTGTGCGGCAAGAACGGCGCGGTGTTCTGGAAGGCCGACCTGGACGTCGACTGCGACGGCCAGGTCACCGCGGCCTGCAACAAGGACACCGACCCGTGGTTCCAGGACGACACCGCGTTCCACACCTCGGGCGGCAAACCGCTGAACGCCGAGAAACTGCCGTACGTCGTCGTGCCGAGCGCCAGCGGCATCTGGGACTACGCGAGCGCCGGCATCAAGGGCGGCGGCGTCGTCGCCGTCATCCACAAGAACAAGGTCGTGTACGCCGTCGTCGGCGACACCGGCCCCGACAAGATCATCGGCGAGGCGTCGTACGCCACCGCCAAGGCACTCGGCATCGACCCCGACCCGAGGACCGGGGGCACCGACTCCGACGTCACCTACATCCTGTTCAAGGACTCGAAGGCGTCACCGATCGAGGACCACGCCGCCGCCGTCACCGCCGGGGAAGACCTCGCCGGGAAGTTCCTCCGGAACAACTGA
- the map gene encoding type I methionyl aminopeptidase — MVQLKTDTSIEAMREAGRVVARLLAAVRKEARTGVTPRDLDEVARGVLREAGAGSPFLDYHPGFAPTPFPAVICVSVNDAIVHGVPGDRRLSDGDLVSVDAGATLDGWVGDSAISFTVGRARPDDTRLIDTAYAALEAGIAAAVVGNRIGDISHAVGTVCRGAGYGIPEGFGGHGVGRSMHEDPAVPNEGRPGRGMPLRHGMVLAIEPMLIAGGRDAFHPDRDGWTLRASDGSRAAHAEHTVAVTADGPRVLTAL; from the coding sequence ATGGTGCAACTCAAGACGGACACATCCATCGAAGCGATGCGCGAGGCCGGCCGGGTCGTGGCCCGACTGCTCGCCGCAGTACGAAAAGAGGCGAGGACCGGCGTCACACCCCGCGATCTCGACGAGGTCGCGCGAGGCGTCCTGCGCGAGGCGGGCGCGGGTTCACCCTTCCTCGACTACCACCCGGGGTTCGCCCCCACCCCCTTCCCTGCGGTGATCTGCGTGTCGGTCAACGACGCGATCGTGCACGGCGTCCCGGGCGACCGGCGGCTGAGCGACGGCGATCTGGTGAGCGTCGACGCCGGGGCGACCCTGGACGGCTGGGTCGGCGACTCCGCGATCAGCTTCACCGTGGGGCGGGCCCGCCCGGACGACACCCGGCTGATCGACACGGCGTACGCGGCGCTGGAGGCGGGCATCGCGGCGGCGGTGGTCGGCAACCGGATCGGCGACATCTCCCACGCGGTCGGCACGGTCTGCCGGGGCGCGGGTTACGGAATCCCGGAGGGTTTCGGCGGCCACGGCGTGGGCCGGTCGATGCACGAGGACCCGGCCGTCCCCAACGAGGGACGACCGGGACGCGGCATGCCGCTCCGGCACGGAATGGTGCTGGCGATCGAGCCGATGCTGATCGCCGGCGGCCGGGACGCGTTCCACCCGGACCGGGACGGCTGGACACTGCGCGCGTCGGACGGAAGCCGCGCCGCGCACGCCGAGCACACGGTGGCGGTCACCGCCGACGGACCACGCGTCCTCACGGCGCTCTGA
- a CDS encoding helix-turn-helix transcriptional regulator, protein MVRTPLTPEEHRRGERLGRLLREARAGRSMVEIAARAGISAETLRKIETGRAPTPAFFTVAALAGALGLSMDELLARCAPEPDTVALAG, encoded by the coding sequence ATGGTTCGCACCCCACTGACCCCGGAAGAGCACCGTCGCGGCGAGCGGCTCGGACGGCTGCTGCGTGAGGCGCGCGCCGGGCGCAGCATGGTCGAGATCGCGGCGCGCGCCGGGATCTCCGCCGAGACGCTGCGCAAGATCGAGACGGGCCGGGCCCCGACCCCGGCCTTCTTCACCGTCGCCGCGCTGGCGGGAGCGCTCGGCCTCTCGATGGACGAACTGCTGGCCCGCTGCGCGCCCGAGCCGGACACCGTGGCGCTGGCCGGATGA